The nucleotide sequence TTCGTCCTCGGGCAGCAGTACCTTGTGCCGCGCGGGCAGGAACGCGATCAGCAGCCCCAAGGCGGCGAGGCCGAGGTGCAGCCAGTTGTCCGTCGCGTTGAGGTTGAACGGGTTCCCCGCCTCCGAGACCGGATTGGACGAAACCGTCCCGGTGATCATCAGCCCCCAGACGAACAGCGCGCCGAAGGCGGCGAACGTCAGGAGACCGAAGACCCTGGACCGGCCCGAGCCGAAGGTCAGCAGCAGACCGATCGCGCCCAGTAGGACGAACGCGAGGTTGTAGAGGGGATTCACCGAGAATCCGAGCACCGTCGCGTCGCTGCGACCGGCGAAATCGGCGAACCCGGTCCTGGTGAAGCCCACGATCCCGAACACCAGGAAGGCCAGGCTCGACAGCCCGGCGAGAACCTGCGCGGGTTGGACACCCGCCGTCCGGATACGAGCGCGTTGTGCACGTGCCATTGCTCCGCCTCCCAGAGTTGGCGACCTTGATTCAGGCTTGGCTGCCGGATACCCCAGGGCCCTCCCGGGCAAACCGAGGCGGCCGAACGGCCTAGCCGTGA is from Amycolatopsis lurida and encodes:
- a CDS encoding DUF4383 domain-containing protein; this translates as MARAQRARIRTAGVQPAQVLAGLSSLAFLVFGIVGFTRTGFADFAGRSDATVLGFSVNPLYNLAFVLLGAIGLLLTFGSGRSRVFGLLTFAAFGALFVWGLMITGTVSSNPVSEAGNPFNLNATDNWLHLGLAALGLLIAFLPARHKVLLPEDEEENVVPGRADSATAVDPVPDGTRRPKHEKGPTIARDERPPGLAH